In the Mastacembelus armatus chromosome 17, fMasArm1.2, whole genome shotgun sequence genome, one interval contains:
- the dars2 gene encoding aspartate--tRNA ligase, mitochondrial — translation MAAKSRFLLQRALSQLSSHRVWHWSSAATLSPGRVLRTAGLRRLSCSHTLSQRAPPLTGPSSLSFRSHTCGELRPEHVGEVVTVCGWVQYLRHDLFIILRDFSGLTQILIPQEESAGDLKAALCDLTAESVVKVTGTVRRRPAGQENKRMPTGEIEVHAESVEVFSVCRKLPFEIKDFVKKSESLRMQYRYLDLRSSQMQNNLRLRSQMVMKMREYLCNVHGFVDVETPTLFKRTPGGAKEFLVPSREPGRFYSLPQSPQQFKQLLMVAGIDRYFQVARCYRDEGSKPDRQPEFTQVDIEMSFVDQTGIMSLVEGLLQYSWPAEKGPIKVPFQTMTYEEAMRDYGVDKPDTRFSMKLIDLREVFLSTEIQFLRTALNQPGGSVQAICVPSGAKLFTGKELENLKQTAKTQFGQELSELLFRVDGTLKSPLKKFLPASSTDELLKRTGAKPGDLLLMAAGSLHSVRSLLGSVRLQCAELLGSHGFPFRDLSAFQFLWVVDFPLFLPKEDELEQLESAHHPFTAPVPEDTPLLYTDPHKVRGQHYDLVLNGCEIGGGSIRIHKASEQLYVLENILKEDPSLLSHLLEALDSGAPPHGGIALGLDRLISIMVGAASIRDVIAFPKSFRGHDLMSQAPDLVSDEELKSYHISVRWPTEQRGDEGK, via the exons ATGGCAGCAAAAAGCAGGTTCCTCCTGCAGAGAGCGCTCAGTCAACTCAGCTCTCACAGGGTCTGGCACTGGAGCTCAGCTGCGACCCTCAGTCCGGGACGTGTTCTGCGGACAGCAGGGCTCAGACGGCTgagctgctcacacacactgtcccaGCGTGCTCCTCCTCTCACAG GTCCCAGCAGCCTGTCCTTCAGGAGTCACACCTGTGGAGAACTGAGACCAGAGCATGTGGGAGAAGTCGTCACTGTGTGTGGCTGGGTCCAGTACCTCAG ACATGACCTGTTTATCATCCTGCGTGATTTCAGTGGCTTGACACAGATTTTGATTCCTCAGGAAGAA tctgcaGGTGATTTGAAAGCAGCACTGTGTGACCTCACAGCTGAGTCTGTTGTCAAAGTGACGGGAACAGTCAGACGACGTCCAGCAGGACAGGAGAACAAG AGGATGCCAACAGGAGAAATAGAAGTCCATGCTGAGAGCGTGGAGGTTTTCAGTGTGTGCCGCAAGTTGCCGTTTGAGATTAAAGACTTTGTCAAA AAGTCTGAGTCTTTGCGGATGCAGTATCGCTACCTAGACCTGAGGTCCTCTCAGATGCAGAACAACCTCAGACTGAGATCTCAGATGGTGATGAAGATGAGAGAATACCTCTGTAATGTTCATG GTTTTGTTGATGTGGAAACTCCAACATTGTTCAAAAGAACACCAGGG GGAGCCAAAGAGTTTTTGGTTCCCTCCAGAGAACCGGGAAGGTTTTACTCCCTACCCCAGAGCCCACAGCAGTTTAAACAGCTTCTTATGGTGGCTGGTATAGACAG GTACTTCCAGGTGGCTCGGTGCTACCGAGATGAAGGCTCCAAACCAGACCGGCAGCCGGAGTTCACCCAG GTAGACATTGAGATGTCTTTTGTGGACCAGACAGGTATCATGTCCCTGGTGGAGGGTTTGTTACAGTACTCCTGGCCTGCCGAGAAAGGTCCCATTAAGGTTCCTTTCCAAACCATGACATATGAAGAGGCCATGAGGGACTATGGCGTGGACAAACCTGATACCAGATTCAGTATGAAG CTGATTGATCTCAGGGAGGTTTTCCTGTCCACGGAAATACAGTTCCTCAGAACTGCTCTCAACCAGCCAGGAGGCTCTGTTCAGGCCATCTGTGTTCCCAGTGGTGCG AAACTTTTCACTGGGAAAGAGTTGGAAAACCTGAAACAAACAGCCAAGACTCAGTTTGGGCAG GAGCTGAGTGAGTTGCTTTTCAGAGTAGATGGGACACTGAAGTCTCCTCTGAAGAAGTTCTTACCTGCCTCTTCCACAGACGAGCTACTGAAGAGGACTGGAGCCAAACCTGGAGACCTGCTGCTGATGGCTGCTGGCTCCCTCCACAGTGTG CGTTCTTTGCTGGGTAGTGTTCGCCTGCAGTGTGCAGAGCTCCTGGGCTCTCATGGGTTTCCGTTTCGAGACCTTTCAGCCTTCCAGTTCCTGTGGGTTGTTGACTTCCCTCTCTTTCTACCTAAAGAAGATGAGCTAGAGCAGCTGGAGTCAGCCCATCATCCGTTTACTGCTCCAGTGCCAGAGGACACACCATTACTCTACACAGATCCACACAAG GTACGTGGTCAGCACTATGACCTGGTGCTGAACGGCTGTGAGATTGGGGGAGGATCCATCCGAATCCACAAAGCTTCAGAGCAGCTGTATGTCCTGGAGAATATACTCAAG GAGGATCCTAGTCTTCTCTCTCACCTGCTGGAGGCTCTTGACTCAGGAGCGCCACCACATGGGGGCATTGCTTTGG GTTTGGACCGGTTGATCTCCATCATGGTTGGAGCTGCCAGCATCCGTGACGTCATTGCCTTCCCCAAGTCGTTCCGGGGGCATGACCTCATGAGCCAGGCCCCTGACTTGGTCTCTGACGAGGAGCTAAAGTCTTACCACATCTCTGTCAGATGGCCGACAGAGCAAAGAGGAGACGAGGGGAAGTGA
- the cryz gene encoding quinone oxidoreductase produces MSGSQLMRAIRVSELGAPSVLRLCSDVTVPQPGPRQVLVRVHACGVNPVETYIRAGTYARVPALPYTPGSDVAGVVERAGEGVVTVKAGDRVFTTATESGGYAEFTVAAEHCVHRLPAALDFTQGAAVGIPYFTAYRALIHKACAKPGETVLIHGASGGVGVAACQMSRALGLRVLGTAGTPEGLKLVLNNGAHSAFNHREEGYTDKIMEATSGRGVDVIVEMLSNVNLSKDLQMLAYGGRVTVVGSRGPIEINPRDTMAKESSIMGVALFFATLEEKQECAAFLYAGMEAGWLRPVVGSKYPLDKAAQAHHDIIESPGATGKIVLTM; encoded by the exons ATGTCGGGGAGCCAGCTGATGAGAGCCATCAGGGTCAGCGAGCTCGGAGCTCCATCAGTCCTCAGACTGTGCTCGGATGTGACGGTTCCGCAGCCCGGACCCCGACAG GTGTTGGTCCGTGTCCACGCCTGTGGAGTGAACCCCGTAGAAACTTATATCCGAGCTGGGACATATGCCCGTGTCCCCGCCCTGCCCTACACTCCGGGCTCTGATGTGGCAGGAGTGGTGGAGAGGGCTGGAGAAGGAGTTGTGACAGTAAAG GCAGGGGACCGGGTGTTCACTACAGCTACAGAGTCTGGAGGTTATGCAGAGTTCACTGTGGCAGCTGAGCACTGTGTCCACAGACTGCCTGCTGCTTTGGACTTCACACAGGGAGCAGCCGTAGGGATCCCTTACTTCACTGCCTACAGAGCTCTGATTCACAA GGCTTGTGCCAAGCCTGGAGAGACCGTCCTCATCCATGGAGCCAGTGGAGGG gtgggtgTGGCAGCGTGTCAGATGTCCCGTGCTCTGGGTCTCAGGGTGCTGGGGACAGCAGGGACCCCAGAGGGATTGAAGCTGGTTCTCAACAATGGAGCTCACTCGGCATTTAATCACAGAGAAGAGGGCTACACAGATAAAATCatg GAAGCCACATCAGGCAGAGGCGTAGACGTCATAGTGGAGATGCTGTCAAATGTCAACCTGAGTAAAGACCTCCAGATGTTGGCCTACGGAGGACGAGTTACG GTTGTTGGTTCCAGGGGCCCCATAGAGATCAACCCCAGAGACACTATGGCTAAAGAGAGCAGCATTATGGGAGTCGCCCTTTTCTTTGCTACACTG gaggagaagcaggagtGTGCAGCATTTCTTTACGCGGGGATGGAAGCTGGTTGGCTGCGTCCAGTTGTCGGTTCCAAGTATCCGCTTGATAAGGCCGCCCAGGCCCACCACGACATCATTGAGTCCCCTGGGGCTACGGGGAAGATAGTTCTGACCATGTGA